Proteins co-encoded in one Prunus persica cultivar Lovell chromosome G6, Prunus_persica_NCBIv2, whole genome shotgun sequence genomic window:
- the LOC18774160 gene encoding probable glucan 1,3-beta-glucosidase A, which translates to MAYFYFKMYHLLALYLISCVVPLSLAQDFNLPFKAVNLGNWLVTEGWMKPSLYDGIPNNDLLDGTQVQFKSTKLQKYIAPENGGGSGSVVVVNRDSASGWETFRLWRIDESSFNLRVFNKQFVGLPNQDQGTGLIAVSDSPGSTETFRIVRNDGDQNRVRIQASNGLFLQATSETQLTADYGGSGWEDDNPSVFIMTILSDKTLRGEYQITNGYGPDKAPQVLQDHWNSYITEDDFRFLSSNGLNAVRIPVGWWIAKDPTPPKPFVGGSLQALDNAFTWAQNNGLKVIVDLHAVEGSQNANDHSATRDGYQEWGDSNIQDTVAVIDFLASRYANHPALAAVELMNEPMAPGVNLDSLKNYYKAGYEAVRKHTSSAYVILSNRLGPADAKELLSFAGGLDRVAIDVHFYSLYSDMFNSFSVQQNVDFIYNQRASDLDAVTTSNGPLTFVGEWVAEWAINGASIEDYQRFAKAQIDVYGRATFGWAYWAYKCQYDHWGLRWMIENNYIKLN; encoded by the exons atgGCATATTTTTACTTTAAGATGTACCATCTTCTGGCTTTGTACCTGATCTCATGTGTTGTTCCTCTTTCCTTAGCACAAGACTTCAATTTGCCATTCAAAGCTGTGAATCTTGGGAATTGGCTTGTTACAGAGGGTTGGATGAAACCTTCTCTCTATGATGGCATTCCCAACAATGACCTTTTG GATGGAACACAAGTTCAATTCAAGTCCACAAAGCTGCAGAAGTATATTGCACCAGAAAATGGGGGTGGCAGTGGTtctgttgttgttgtcaaCCGTGATTCGGCCTCTGGTTGGGAAACTTTCAGG TTGTGGAGAATTGATGAATCATCTTTCAATTTGAGAGTGTTCAACAAGCAGTTTGTGGGATTGCCCAACCAAGACCAGGGAACCGGCCTAATTGCAGTTTCAGATTCACCTGGAAGCACCGAAACATTTCGGATTGTAAGGAATGATGGTGATCAAAATAGAGTTCGCATTCAAGCATCCAATGGTTTATTTCTGCAG GCAACATCAGAGACACAATTGACTGCAGATTATGGAGGCTCAGGTTGGGAAGATGATAATCCATCTGTCTTCATAATGACAATATTAAGTGACAAGACCTTAAGAGGTGAATACCAAATCACAAATGGTTATGGTCCAGATAAGGCTCCTCAAGTCCTGCAG GATCACTGGAACAGTTACATCACCGAAGACGATTTCAGGTTCTTATCATCGAACGGCTTGAATGCGGTGAGGATCCCAGTTGGATGGTGGATTGCAAAAGATCCAACACCACCTAAGCCTTTTGTTGGAGGCTCCTTGCAAGCCCTGGACAATGCTTTCACATGGGCACA AAACAATGGGCTGAAGGTAATTGTAGATCTTCATGCAGTTGAAGGGTCCCAAAACGCCAATGACCACAGTGCAACAAGAGATGGCTACCAGGAATGGGGAGATTCCAACATACAAGACACTGTGGCAGTCATAGATTTCTTAGCATCAAG ATATGCTAATCATCCAGCTCTTGCAGCAGTTGAGTTAATGAATGAGCCTATGGCACCTGGCGTCAATCTAGACAGCctaaaaaattattacaaaGCTGGTTATGAAGCTGTACGGAAGCACACTTCAAGCGCTTATGTGATCTTATCAAACAGATTGGGACCTGCAGATGCAAAGGAGCTTCTCTCATTTGCCGGAGGCCTCGATCGCGTAGCGATAGACGTGCATTTCTATAGCCTGTACTCGGACATGTTCAACAGCTTCAGTGTGCAACAAAATGTGGATTTCATCTACAACCAACGAGCTTCTGATCTCGATGCTGTGACCACTTCCAATGGACCCCTCACTTTTGTTG GAGAATGGGTTGCAGAATGGGCGATAAATGGAGCGTCAATAGAAGACTACCAGAGATTTGCAAAAGCCCAAATAGATGTTTATGGGCGTGCCACTTTTGGATGGGCATATTGGGCTTACAAGTGTCAATACGATCACTGGGGTCTTAGGTGGATGATCGAGAATAACTACATAAAACTCAATTAG
- the LOC18772908 gene encoding WD repeat-containing protein VIP3, giving the protein MKLAGLKSIEDAHEESVWAVTWVPSTETRPALLLTGSLDETVRLWQPDELVNQGKMTGHCLGVASVAAHPSGHIAASASLDSFVRVFDVDSNNTIASLEAPPSEVWQLRFNPQGTMLAVAGGGSASVKIWDTTTWNLFATLSIPRPEGTKPTDKSSSKKFVLSVAWSPDGRRIACGSMDGTVSVFDADRGKFLHHLEGHFMPVRSLVFSPVEPRLLFTGSDDTHVHMYDAEGKTLVGAMSGHASWVLSVDVSTDGAALATGSSDRTVRLWDINMRGAVQTMSNHTDQVWGVAFRPGGMPGRLASVSDDKSISLYDYS; this is encoded by the exons ATGAAGCTTGCAGGGTTGAAATCAATCGAGGACGCGCATGAGGAGTCAGTATGGGCGGTGACATGGGTCCCGTCAACGGAGACCCGACCTGCTTTGTTGTTAACCGGATCACTGGACGAGACCGTGAGGCTGTGGCAGCCAGACGAGCTAGTCAACCAGGGCAAGATGACCGGCCACTGCCTCGGTGTCGCTTCAGTGGCAGCTCACCCCTCTGGCCATATTGCTGCCTCGGCTTCACTCGACAGCTTTGTTAGGGTTTTCGATGTCGACTCCAACAACACCATCGCTAGTCTCGAAGCCCCCCCCTCTGAAGTCTGGCAATTACGCTTCAATCCTCAG GGTACCATGCTAGCTGTGGCGGGTGGGGGAAGTGCATCAGTCAAAATTTGGGACACCACCACATGGAATCTCTTTGCCACATTGTCAATTCCTCGCCCAGAAGGAACCAAGCCCACGGATAAAAGCAGCAGCAAGAAGTTTGTGCTATCAGTTGCCTGGAGTCCTGATGGTAGACGCATAGCTTGTGGATCGATGGATGGAactgtttctgtttttgacGCGGATCGTGGCAAGTTCCTGCACCATCTGGAAGGCCACTTCATGCCCGTGAGGTCTCTTGTGTTTTCTCCAGTTGAGCCACGGTTACTTTTCACGGGCTCAGATGACACCCATGTGCACATGTATGATGCTGAGGGGAAAACATTGGTTGGGGCCATGTCAGGACATGCGAGCTGGGTTCTGAGTGTGGATGTGAGCACAGATGGGGCGGCTCTTGCAACGGGCTCAAGTGATAGAACTGTGAGGCTGTGGGATATCAACATGAGGGGAGCTGTGCAGACAATGAGCAACCACACTGACCAAGTTTGGGGAGTGGCCTTCCGACCAGGAGGAATGCCTGGTAGACTTGCTAGTGTGTCAGATGACAAGAGCATATCGTTATATGACTACTCTTGA